One genomic segment of Salinigranum rubrum includes these proteins:
- a CDS encoding DUF4350 domain-containing protein, with amino-acid sequence MTSESLGTALAKRLAVAAVVVVLIVAAAFAIPAATNQPAERESLDTPEYDPAELATTAVPAEGEIEADGSLGNRNGVVVIDDTHSNRFDRADLAPLVRELASIGYGVRFYEGEQTLDQALSNANAYLVIDPGEEYEANEITTIRTYTNEGGHLLLVGEPNRKRVSSSLFGTSVTSQESALTSLAGRYDMSLGTSYLYNLETNGGNYKHVVASPTPESGLELDSVTMYTAASIHSRGGTVLLRAAPNTHESGIDGTDRHAVAVHKENDNVILLGDSSFLRSDRFNVGDNEQFVAYLVEFLISGEHDPGSADEEEEEETETETETETDGEETETGNETEAVNNTTTPEPATPAASLRAPVADGTTTQSVEMEPSLTVARVGERARTVG; translated from the coding sequence ATGACGTCGGAGAGTCTCGGCACCGCGCTGGCGAAGCGGCTGGCGGTCGCGGCGGTCGTCGTCGTCCTCATCGTGGCGGCGGCGTTCGCGATTCCCGCCGCGACGAACCAGCCGGCAGAACGAGAGTCGCTCGACACGCCGGAGTACGACCCGGCGGAACTGGCGACCACGGCGGTGCCCGCCGAGGGTGAGATCGAAGCCGACGGGAGCCTCGGGAACCGAAACGGGGTCGTCGTCATCGACGACACCCACTCGAACCGCTTCGACCGGGCCGACCTCGCGCCGCTCGTCCGGGAACTGGCCTCCATCGGCTACGGGGTCCGATTCTACGAAGGAGAGCAGACGCTCGACCAGGCCCTCTCGAACGCCAACGCGTATCTCGTCATCGACCCCGGTGAGGAGTACGAAGCCAACGAGATCACCACGATTCGGACGTACACGAACGAGGGAGGGCATCTCCTCCTCGTGGGCGAGCCGAACCGAAAGCGCGTCTCGTCGAGCCTCTTCGGGACGTCGGTCACGAGCCAGGAGAGCGCGCTCACCAGCCTCGCCGGACGCTACGACATGAGCCTCGGCACGTCGTACCTCTACAACCTCGAAACGAACGGCGGGAACTACAAACACGTCGTCGCGTCGCCGACTCCCGAGTCGGGTCTCGAACTCGACAGCGTCACCATGTACACCGCCGCGTCGATCCACTCGCGCGGCGGGACGGTCCTCCTGCGAGCGGCCCCGAACACCCACGAGTCCGGAATCGACGGGACGGACCGGCACGCGGTCGCGGTCCACAAGGAGAACGACAACGTGATCCTCCTCGGCGACAGCTCGTTCCTCCGCTCGGACCGGTTCAACGTCGGTGACAACGAGCAGTTCGTCGCCTACCTCGTCGAGTTCCTCATCAGCGGGGAACACGACCCCGGATCGGCTGACGAGGAGGAAGAAGAGGAAACGGAAACGGAGACCGAAACCGAGACCGACGGGGAGGAGACTGAAACCGGCAACGAGACGGAGGCGGTCAACAACACGACGACCCCCGAACCCGCGACGCCGGCCGCGTCGCTCCGGGCGCCCGTCGCAGACGGGACGACGACGCAGTCGGTCGAGATGGAGCCGTCACTCACCGTCGCGCGCGTCGGCGAGCGAGCGAGAACCGTCGGCTGA
- a CDS encoding anthranilate phosphoribosyltransferase, with the protein MAQAPEHEREFGAWPLKRLMTEVVGTGVKSAEDMSREQATEAMRRIVAGEPDPTTLGAFWLANRWKHNNAEELAAYTDVMCERVEYAAPRADPVDCGANYDGKGETAILGVGAGLVAAAAGTPVVVHSGDRVPTQKQDAYKHVLDALGIRTELPPAESADMVDETGFGFYYQPAFNPAIHELCDRRDQMGVRTFVNTIETLANPAEADVHLGSFYHLAFAKKVVETFERSEHHDISRVIMFQGMEGYDDIRPGYTKVAEWTEGEFTDYEIETAEYGMDFEYDDLGVDPDDVAGQSATITREVIAGERDGDFADAVALNAAFRIYARDDVDSLDAGLERARDVIESGDAVAVLEDLQAF; encoded by the coding sequence ATGGCACAAGCTCCGGAACACGAACGCGAGTTCGGCGCGTGGCCCCTCAAGCGTCTGATGACCGAGGTCGTCGGCACGGGCGTCAAATCCGCCGAGGACATGAGCCGCGAGCAGGCGACCGAGGCGATGCGGCGCATCGTCGCGGGCGAGCCGGATCCGACGACGCTCGGCGCGTTCTGGCTGGCGAACCGCTGGAAACACAACAACGCGGAGGAGCTAGCGGCGTACACGGACGTCATGTGCGAGCGCGTCGAGTACGCCGCGCCGCGGGCGGACCCGGTCGACTGCGGCGCGAACTACGACGGCAAGGGCGAGACCGCGATACTGGGCGTCGGTGCGGGGCTCGTCGCTGCCGCGGCCGGCACGCCCGTCGTGGTCCACTCCGGTGACCGCGTCCCCACGCAGAAGCAGGACGCGTACAAGCACGTCCTCGACGCGCTCGGGATTCGGACCGAACTCCCGCCGGCTGAGTCGGCGGACATGGTCGACGAGACCGGCTTCGGCTTCTACTACCAGCCGGCGTTCAACCCCGCCATCCACGAGCTCTGTGACCGCCGCGACCAGATGGGCGTGCGGACGTTCGTGAACACCATCGAGACCCTCGCGAACCCCGCCGAGGCCGATGTCCACCTCGGCTCCTTCTACCACCTCGCCTTCGCGAAGAAGGTCGTCGAGACGTTCGAACGCTCCGAGCACCACGACATTTCGCGCGTCATCATGTTCCAGGGGATGGAGGGGTACGACGACATCCGTCCCGGCTACACGAAGGTCGCGGAGTGGACCGAGGGCGAGTTCACCGACTACGAGATAGAGACCGCCGAGTACGGCATGGACTTCGAGTACGACGACCTCGGCGTTGACCCCGACGACGTCGCCGGGCAGTCGGCGACGATCACCCGGGAGGTCATCGCTGGGGAGCGCGACGGCGACTTCGCCGACGCGGTCGCGCTGAACGCCGCGTTCCGCATCTACGCCCGCGACGACGTCGACTCGCTGGACGCGGGTCTCGAACGCGCCCGCGACGTCATCGAGAGCGGTGACGCGGTCGCCGTCCTCGAAGACCTGCAGGCGTTCTGA